From a single Bufo bufo chromosome 9, aBufBuf1.1, whole genome shotgun sequence genomic region:
- the KLF15 gene encoding Krueppel-like factor 15 isoform X1, whose translation MRSRTHPVRDILHFLSYGAGIFSEAHPGMVDHLLLTDEYFSNTQSTLGYTTEMLMRGRSYHMLPSPTSEDDSDSSSFRSCSSPDSQVLSSSYGSTCSAEGQDSILDYLLSQTSLGNTSLSWWDKRKHPTMVKEEFFKVPDFGVDMEETSLFHPTLDEIEEFLEENMKSDVKVESQQDLRNCGHLVSEQVKQAPMAANNNKEDTKEWSDGTSQEEPGSKSPGSLAVEGGIPVILQIQPIEIKEESNTIQASPSQFPDNIKVAQLLVNIQGQTFALVPHLIQSSNMSSKFVRIAPVPIAAKPMGPSGGAQGQSGIMVGQKFSKNPATELIKMHKCTFPGCTKMYTKSSHLKAHLRRHTGEKPFACTWPGCGWRFSRSDELSRHRRSHSGVKPYQCAVCEKKFARSDHLSKHIKVHRFPRSSRSTRLSN comes from the exons GACGCATCCCGTGAgggatattttacattttttgtcttATGGTGCTGGGATTTTCTCAGAAGCTCATCCAGGAATGGTGGATCATTTGCTTCTTACAGATGAATACTTCTCGAACACACAGTCAACCCTCGGTTACACAACGGAGATGCTGATGAGAGGTAGGAGCTACCATATGTTGCCTTCTCCCACTTCGGAGGATGACAGTGACTCTTCCAGTTTCCGCTCCTGTTCCAGTCCCGACTCTCAGGTGCTAAGCTCCAGCTATGGTAGTACGTGTAGTGCGGAGGGTCAAGACAGTATTCTAGACTATCTACTGTCCCAGACGTCTTTGGGTAACACCTCTTTATCTTGGTGGGACAAACGAAAACATCCTACAATGGTCAAAGAGGAGTTCTTCAAAGTTCCCGATTTTGGGGTGgatatggaggagacatcactgttTCATCCCACCTTGGATGAAATTGAGGAGTTTCTTGAGGAAAACATGAAAAGCGACGTGAAGGTTGAAAGCCAACAGGATTTGAGGAACTGTGGACATTTGGTTTCTGAACAAGTCAAGCAGGCCCCTATGGCGGCCAACAACAACAAGGAGGATACAAAAGAGTGGTCAGATGGCACATCACAAGAAGAACCTGGTAGCAAAAGTCCAGGCTCTCTTGCTGTTGAAGGTGGAATTCCTGTTATACTGCAGATCCAACCCATAGAGATCAAAGAAGAGTCCAACACCATCCAAGCCTCGCCATCACAGTTCCCAGATAACATTAAAGTAGCGCAACTTCTAGTTAACATTCAAGGTCAGACCTTTGCTCTGGTTCCACATCTAATCCAGTCTTCAAACATGTCCTCCAAGTTTGTCCGCATTGCTCCAGTGCCCATTGCTGCTAAACCTATGGGCCCAAGTGGTGGAGCTCAGGGACAATCTGGTATTATGGTTGGCCAGAAGTTCTCAAAAAATCCAGCTACAGAACTCATAAAAATGCACAAATGTACTTTTCCTGGATgtaccaaaatgtacaccaagagTAGCCATCTTAAGGCTCACCTGCGAAGACACACGGGGGAGAAGCCGTTTGCTTGCACGTGGCCTGGATGTGGATGGAG gtTTTCCCGGTCTGACGAATTATCCCGACACCGCCGCTCGCACTCTGGCGTGAAGCCATACCAGTGCGCAGTTTGCGAAAAGAAATTTGCTCGCAGCGACCACCTGTCCAAACACATTAAGGTGCACAGATTTCCCCGGAGCAGCCGCTCTACACGTTTATCGAACTGA
- the KLF15 gene encoding Krueppel-like factor 15 isoform X2, with product MVDHLLLTDEYFSNTQSTLGYTTEMLMRGRSYHMLPSPTSEDDSDSSSFRSCSSPDSQVLSSSYGSTCSAEGQDSILDYLLSQTSLGNTSLSWWDKRKHPTMVKEEFFKVPDFGVDMEETSLFHPTLDEIEEFLEENMKSDVKVESQQDLRNCGHLVSEQVKQAPMAANNNKEDTKEWSDGTSQEEPGSKSPGSLAVEGGIPVILQIQPIEIKEESNTIQASPSQFPDNIKVAQLLVNIQGQTFALVPHLIQSSNMSSKFVRIAPVPIAAKPMGPSGGAQGQSGIMVGQKFSKNPATELIKMHKCTFPGCTKMYTKSSHLKAHLRRHTGEKPFACTWPGCGWRFSRSDELSRHRRSHSGVKPYQCAVCEKKFARSDHLSKHIKVHRFPRSSRSTRLSN from the exons ATGGTGGATCATTTGCTTCTTACAGATGAATACTTCTCGAACACACAGTCAACCCTCGGTTACACAACGGAGATGCTGATGAGAGGTAGGAGCTACCATATGTTGCCTTCTCCCACTTCGGAGGATGACAGTGACTCTTCCAGTTTCCGCTCCTGTTCCAGTCCCGACTCTCAGGTGCTAAGCTCCAGCTATGGTAGTACGTGTAGTGCGGAGGGTCAAGACAGTATTCTAGACTATCTACTGTCCCAGACGTCTTTGGGTAACACCTCTTTATCTTGGTGGGACAAACGAAAACATCCTACAATGGTCAAAGAGGAGTTCTTCAAAGTTCCCGATTTTGGGGTGgatatggaggagacatcactgttTCATCCCACCTTGGATGAAATTGAGGAGTTTCTTGAGGAAAACATGAAAAGCGACGTGAAGGTTGAAAGCCAACAGGATTTGAGGAACTGTGGACATTTGGTTTCTGAACAAGTCAAGCAGGCCCCTATGGCGGCCAACAACAACAAGGAGGATACAAAAGAGTGGTCAGATGGCACATCACAAGAAGAACCTGGTAGCAAAAGTCCAGGCTCTCTTGCTGTTGAAGGTGGAATTCCTGTTATACTGCAGATCCAACCCATAGAGATCAAAGAAGAGTCCAACACCATCCAAGCCTCGCCATCACAGTTCCCAGATAACATTAAAGTAGCGCAACTTCTAGTTAACATTCAAGGTCAGACCTTTGCTCTGGTTCCACATCTAATCCAGTCTTCAAACATGTCCTCCAAGTTTGTCCGCATTGCTCCAGTGCCCATTGCTGCTAAACCTATGGGCCCAAGTGGTGGAGCTCAGGGACAATCTGGTATTATGGTTGGCCAGAAGTTCTCAAAAAATCCAGCTACAGAACTCATAAAAATGCACAAATGTACTTTTCCTGGATgtaccaaaatgtacaccaagagTAGCCATCTTAAGGCTCACCTGCGAAGACACACGGGGGAGAAGCCGTTTGCTTGCACGTGGCCTGGATGTGGATGGAG gtTTTCCCGGTCTGACGAATTATCCCGACACCGCCGCTCGCACTCTGGCGTGAAGCCATACCAGTGCGCAGTTTGCGAAAAGAAATTTGCTCGCAGCGACCACCTGTCCAAACACATTAAGGTGCACAGATTTCCCCGGAGCAGCCGCTCTACACGTTTATCGAACTGA